Below is a window of Ciona intestinalis chromosome 5, KH, whole genome shotgun sequence DNA.
TCTATCAAAAGGTTGGCTCCCGTACCTTCGGGTCCGAAACACCAGATCTTACGAGCTTCATTGACGTCGAAATCAAAGTTGTCGGCCAAGTAACGACCTCGGAGCTTTGCATCTTGTCTTGGGAAAATATCCTTGCCCTAGTGAGTgaatttaagttgttttaaagcCTCAGTGGCAtgaagcaaataaaacacgCAAACTTGATAATGgtattaattacattttatgaACATAACATATATCTTTAATTAGGTCACCTAAAAAAGTTATTCAATAAAAAGCCATttgtatgttaatataaagggaaaaaaagaaaagaaacttACTTCATCAATCTTTTCAGATAAACCTTCAGGTAATGGCTGAGCAGTCATGAACAatctgttgtgtttgtttggtGACTTGGACAAACACATTCTATCGGAAGCCTCGTTCACAGTCTCTCGGTAAGATACAACTGGATCAGATTTCTGAAACATTAATACATTATTGCATATGCGAAGGGTAGAACTGGTCAACCGATCAAGCTGTTTTTGTAAAGCATAAAAAGTCTAAAACTGGAAATTctggacattttttattaatattcttCACTAAAAACTAGCTATAAGATCATTTTTACCAACATCAATAAATGTCTGCCAGATTTCTCATTAAAAAGCTTCACTGAATTACCTTGATAGGGATCTGGGCATGGTCTTCTTCCAAATCCTTGAGGCAAATCTCAAGATGCAATTCACCAGCACCTGCTACAATATGCTCACCACTCTCCTCTATATGACACAGGACCATAGGATCGGACTTGGCCAACCTGGAGGGTAATGGAAGGTTATTGGTTTGTTACATTTTGTGAGTATGTGGCAGTGCTGTAGTGTTACGGATTTGAAATCAATATTCAACTCCAGTACAGATACACTTGGCATCATAATTGGGCAGAAAGTGAAtctagttttttaaaataactaactGATTCAATCCTTgggtttaaaaacaagatcGGACTtcagtataaatataatttaaaactttaatttaaatatttttttttaaataattaacagttTCAATCCTTGGGTTTCAAAATAAGATCCAAATTTAATGCagatataatttaaaactttgagaAAAAGGAATCATAGTTCTTTTAAAGATAACTGACCGTTTCAATCCTTCCACAAGCTTTGGAAGATCAGATGGATTCTTGGCTTCCACTGCAACTCTCACCACGGGAGAAACACTGAATTTCATCTGCTTCATGTTGTGAGCCTGACAAGGAAACCAGTAATAAGAGGATTGTAACCAGGCAATAAGGTGCAGGGTGTATCCAGGTATTTACAAAATGGGTCCAACTCTATATTAAAATGTGTGAAGACACAAACAAGTGATAActaaataagttattttatgccatatttttcacaaaaaggGTGTAGACCCCTTGTAGTAAACAACAGATcaagtaaaacatttttacacttACACCCTGATCAGTATGAAAGGTTTCAACATATTTAATACCCCATATTATATATTCTGCATCACGTATGGTAACAAGAATACCTGGTCACTAGTTGTCAAAGTTCCAGTTTTCACCAAAAAGTTGTCAACGCCGACCAAACCACAGATGTTACCGCATGGTACGTCTTCAATAGCTTCAGTATAACGACCCATCATCAGAATGGTTCTAAACATAAAGCAGATACATATGTATATCAGTGAATTGGTTAGCGGGAATGCATCTAACCAAGGAGTTACTTGTTCAAGGCTCATCCTAGCTACCATTATGGTCGCATGTGTTTTTGGAAaaagatacttaacggcaacCGGCAAGTCAGTGTGGTTCCTGGTTCCTTACGGTTTGTCTTTAGGTAAAGTTAACATGCAGAGGAcatgtgaaacagaacaccagcgTTATAACGAAAATCATTTCTCCACCACCCAATGATCAACTAAGTTANNNNNNNNNNNNNNNNNNNNNNNNNNNNNNNNNNNNNNNNNNNNNNNNNNGCTACGGTTCCAGCAAACACACGTCCGAAGGCAAAGAATCGACCTTTGTCTGATGTCGGTACCATCTTGCTTACGTACATCATCAAGGGGCCTTTAGATCACAGTTGATGATGGCTGAATAAATGTTAACGGTTAAAAGCATATACTTTGTAActgttaataataaaatatcaaatgtaAACACCAGACTTCCagataaaaaaagacaaaatttaataataaaatattactaaaCACATACCAGTGGCTACTTCATCATCAGCTGGACCTTCATACAACAACTCAGATCTGTATTTCTGAGCCACAACTGGTGATGGTAAATGAATGGTGATCATCTGAAGCAGAGTGTCTCCAGCTGGCAACCAGGTCCTCATAAAAGCTTTGAGAAGTTGCTTCTCCACCTTGTCTTTGTCATCTCCCTTCAGTTTGACATTACACTTCTCCATGAGCTTCCCAATCTCCTCAGTTTTGTTGTTCATAATTGCGTCAAACACCTAGGGTAGAAAGTTTAGTCATTTACTTCCATAGATGAACTAGAATATGCTGACACAAAGAGctgggaatttttttaaacaaaaccagaATTGGTATGATGAATTATCATACTACCTTATAGATAGGAGTCAACACAAAGGTGTTAAAGCCACGGTCGCTTTCAGGAGACTTTGATTTTGCCCATTTCTTGGTTGAAGGGTTAAAGTAGTTATCCCCCCATAGCCTGTTCATTAACTTTGGCAATGGAACTTTGAATTTTTCAGAGTACATTTCTGCAAACTGCTTGAGTGAAAAGGCCCAGCCATGGAGACCGGATCCAAAACCAACAGTTCCCTTCTGAGGGTCAATCTGTGAAAAAAAGCTTAAGTTATAAAAAGTGACACATAGATGCACAATATATGGacaataaattttttatttgtaatatacGAATGACTAGAACAAGTAAAACAGTTGTTTGTCCATAATGTAACTCACCATAATGTTACCCATAGGACCATCTTCAACTGCGTAAGTGGCCACAATTACGTTCACACTTTCCACGATTCTCTGGAAGGTCTGGTACAGATCTTCCTTCTCCAGTTGCAACTCAAGCAGTGCACGGTCCATCTTGTTCATGAAGACAATAGGCCGGATTCTCTCAGAGATGGCTTGTCGTAACACGGTCTCGGTTTGCACACATACACCTGTAAGTCacatttaaaacatgggtggtaaaaataatacaaaacgtATCATAGTGGGTTAGAACACTGGTGTACGACTTGGCCGAAGTAGATAAAATATGGAGAGAAACAAATGGTCTGTAGTGTATTGCTTACAGTTCATACTTTGAAATACGTGGCAGAAAGTTGGCTCATTTTACACAGAACGTTATTTCCTGTAATGTAGACAGGCTGGTGGTTCGTGTTTAGTTTCTAGTAAAAATAGACCAGAGATtcagaatgaatgtaatgagCAACAGCCTTTTGTATtggcaaaacaaataaatttcgCAATAGTGCAAGTTTATGTTGCAATTCAGTGACTGATTAAACATAGACTCCCAATTTGTTTGCCACGACTGGTGTGTTATATGAAACTGTTGTTTGCCGTGTGCTAGCTGATGTAATACGACCAGACTTTATGGGACACTACTTAACTCTCACCTATTAACAATAAGAcgaaacatttgttttgtaacattataattttcaattttgcCATGCTGAAAACAGACCAAACAATTTAAGAACACCATGTCCACTATGTCATAGTGGATATTGCAGACATTGGGACCCAGTgaatataagtaaaaaaatactgaCCACTGACGCAATCCACAACAACAAGAGCTCCATCAGTTACACGGAGAGCTGCTGTCACTTCAGATGAGAAATCTACGTGCCCGGGAGAGTCGATTAAATTAATCAAGAATCCATTCCCCTCTTTCTTTCCTTCAACCCATTGCATGTCCTTATCACTCAACTCGTAGTACATTGAAATAGCACTGTAAAAGTAAggattgtttatttaaatatttttagtcaaTCTACACTAAAACACGCTGTATATTTattgtcaaaattaaaaaaaaatatggtttgttggtgctagtaaagaatcctacACCTTAACCAGAAGCAATACATCTAACAAATTCAAAATCTGTTACtgctttatttatatttcaatctgaagttttggtttaataaagTGAACAATTTGATCAAAAATTCAGATTTCAGTAAAGTGGAATACTAAAAACACACATACAGCAACTTTTTATGTAAGAGTATGAAAATGTCTGTTTTATCTGCGACAATTCTTAATAATAGCCCCCACACACGAGACAAATAACAGTCTAAAAAAGGAGAGATCTTGTCAGTAACTACCATATTCTGCAGACTGGACAACAAAACTGGGTGGTTTATTACTTACGTTGACTTAATGGTGATGCAGCGATCCTGTTCATCTTTCCTGGTATCAGTGAATCGAGCTTCACCAGCTTTTGAACCAGCCATGATTCCTGCTTTGCTGACCAACGAATCAGTCAACGTAGATTTTCCGGGGTCGACATGGGCAATCACGGACATGTTCCGGATGTTGGTCTTCTTGTCCATGATCTCACGGATCTGATCGATGGTAAAATTCACCTGcggaaaaaagtaaaaatgaatattttgtaaagttaagaattctatattttcatttattaaatgttgGGTCAGGCTCTAAGGATTTACGGAAAAACCACGAACTTGTCATTTCTCGCAAAACAATTGAAGAAATTATTGAAATTGGTCGACTTCTCATTTTTCAAGCAACTTTTTTATCCGACTTGATCTGCGTTTGTGCTTTACTAAATTGATAAATACCACTGCTTAGGCGTTAATGAACGCCTCTACTATTCCAATAAACAGTTATGTTGCAGTTAAACTTACCATGatgttgtttttcttgtttctAAACAACTGAACCTATAACAGCCTTTCCAATATTGAAGGCTTTAAAAAGGATCGAAACGTGATATTGCCTACGTCATCGCATGTCGTTGCCTGATGTTGCGCaatcaaacatagaaatcaaaatctctttttaaattttttttataaatttttcaaagtttttttaacctaaaactAATAGTTTTATTGATTATACTCGTAACTGTAATTCAAATATTACtagttagtttttttttttatgttcgTAATAACTTTAGTCGAATTTCATGTTTTGTCATTTACTGTTGTAAATAGTGCTGCATTTCCttattcttttaatattttgttgatatattttcacttttattgcacatttatatattgtatccGGTGATTTACAACCGTTTATGGGGAGGCGTTTGATTGATTTGTCGGTTTGTTCTTCTTTGACAACGACAGACAAGGAAAAAGGCGAAACCATGGTGCGCTTCGGTCGGTAAACAGATGGACTTTGGATACCGGTTAGCGACAAACATAAGCAGTATGTTAAGGAGATTATATAGTAttcaataaacacaaatatatagtgTAATTTTTTCACATGCCGTTTGTTTGTAAGAGTATAGCATTTATACAGCTTCATagcttttaatgtttttctcttttaaagttattacatAAGTGAATAATTATTATACTTCCAAACCTAACATgagaaaataaatcaaatatgCCGTGTCGtgtgatttatttatataattttgtacgaagttttttaacttaagaataagaattttgtttataatggCTATAATTGTAATCCAATTATTCCtggttatttttgtttaatttatttatgtgtgTCTTGCGATTTATTTATAtggtgtttatattaaataaaattgtaaaaaatgctCTTTTATACTAGTTTGCTAATGAATTCAACTGCAATTATATAGAGCTGTTTTATTGTTGTCTATGTTACCTcatatattaattaatgcaATATCATGgttgtattatataaacagacatccatatataaataagacaaaaatgtaatttaaataatttccatAAAGgggtttttaatatttaatattcagttaaatagatttaaatttataaaacaacattataattATGGTGTTATTAGCATTTCTTATTAAATCCACTCTTcttataaatttagtttaaagcAATTACACACAATTTGACTAAGTATTACTTAATTAgctttgttgttaattgttttgtttagcTTATGTGtgattttatatattcttttataaGTCTATAGTGTCTCTGtaagtttatttcaaaatagttTACATGAATAGGCTATGGCCTggtgcagtttttttttacgtgGTGCCAAATTAAATGTTGTGCTTTAGATTTTGTCTTAATACTTGCTACTTAACAACCTTaatcataatattttacagatcAGATATTTAAGATAGGATTAAATCGGTATTATCACCATGGAGGTTTTAACTGTCGCTCAGTTAAAAGGGCtcgaaaaacataaatattcttCTACTGGAAGCTCCCTAGTTGAGCCTGTTATGCAGGTATTTTGGAGATGGCTAATCGAGTTATTTCCGATGTGGATTGCCCCAAATATGATCACCATTATTGGATTAATAGTAAACATTGTTTGCTCATTCTTGCTTATGTGGTATTGCCCCACCGCCACGGAAACTGCCCCAAGTTGGgtttattttatcaactgtATTGGTTTGTTTATCTACCAAGCTTTGGATGCAATTGATGGGAAACAAGCTCGAAGAACTGGGTCGTCTACTCCACTTGGAGAATTGTTTGATCATGGTTGTGACTCAGTTTCGTGTGTATTTGTTGCCCTTGCCACTTCTATCTCAATGCAACTCGGCTACCATCCCTGGGTGATGTTTACTATGAGCGTGTCTtcctattttacattttacttcGGTCATTGGTGCTCCTATGTCACAGGTGTTCTGCAGTTTGGACTTATTGATGTTACAGAAATCCAGCTTTTTACTATGCTGGTTTTCCTTTTCAGTGGTACTTTTGGTCCAGCAGTGTGGAGCACACAGATACCAGTATTGGGATACCCTTTACATGTAGTACCCTTTATCTTTGTAGTCATTGGCTGCTTGGTTACCTATGTTAGATTcacaagaaaaataatgaatgGTGGTTGTGGTCAAAATGGATCAACAATTGCGGACACAAGTGTTATCTCtccattttttaacata
It encodes the following:
- the LOC100178953 gene encoding LOW QUALITY PROTEIN: elongation factor 2-like (The sequence of the model RefSeq protein was modified relative to this genomic sequence to represent the inferred CDS: inserted 1 base in 1 codon); amino-acid sequence: MVNFTIDQIREIMDKKTNIRNMSVIAHVDPGKSTLTDSLVSKAGIMAGSKAGEARFTDTRKDEQDRCITIKSTAISMYYELSDKDMQWVEGKKEGNGFLINLIDSPGHVDFSSEVTAALRVTDGALVVVDCVSGVCVQTETVLRQAISERIRPIVFMNKMDRALLELQLEKEDLYQTFQRIVESVNVIVATYAVEDGPMGNIMIDPQKGTVGFGSGLHGWAFSLKQFAEMYSEKFKVPLPKLMNRLWGDNYFNPSTKKWAKSKSPESDRGFNTFVLTPIYKVFDAIMNNKTEEIGKLMEKCNVKLKGDDKDKVEKQLLKAFMRTWLPAGDTLLQMITIHLPSPVVAQKYRSELLYEGPADDEVATAIINCDXKGPLMMYVSKMVPTSDKGRFFAFGRVFAGTVATIMVARMSLEQVTPWLDAFPLTNSLIYICICFMFRTILMMGRYTEAIEDVPCGNICGLVGVDNFLVKTGTLTTSDQAHNMKQMKFSVSPVVRVAVEAKNPSDLPKLVEGLKRLAKSDPMVLCHIEESGEHIVAGAGELHLEICLKDLEEDHAQIPIKKSDPVVSYRETVNEASDRMCLSKSPNKHNRLFMTAQPLPEGLSEKIDEGKDIFPRQDAKLRGRYLADNFDFDVNEARKIWCFGPEGTGANLLIDCTKAVQYLNEIKDSVVAGFQWASKEGVLCEENMRGIRFNIHDVTLHADAIHRGGGQIIPTARRVLYACQLTAGPRLLEPMYLVQIQCPEQAIGGIYGVLNRRRGQVNQTAHNPGTPILTVNAYLPVNESFGFTADLRSNTGGQAFPQCVFDHWQVFNGDPLDEGSKPFAVVSATRKRKGLNETVPLLEKFYDKL
- the LOC100176633 gene encoding choline/ethanolaminephosphotransferase 1, translated to MEVLTVAQLKGLEKHKYSSTGSSLVEPVMQVFWRWLIELFPMWIAPNMITIIGLIVNIVCSFLLMWYCPTATETAPSWVYFINCIGLFIYQALDAIDGKQARRTGSSTPLGELFDHGCDSVSCVFVALATSISMQLGYHPWVMFTMSVSSYFTFYFGHWCSYVTGVLQFGLIDVTEIQLFTMLVFLFSGTFGPAVWSTQIPVLGYPLHVVPFIFVVIGCLVTYVRFTRKIMNGGCGQNGSTIADTSVISPFFNIAVVVAFCLMIATQSKHMLFHNHPVLYLLFFGFVSAKVTNRLVVAHMTRSELHLLDTSLLGPAALFLNQYFGFYVNEYFLLWICFIHSTFDIVQYMVQTYNQIADHLNVYIFSLAPREGAKKKNN